A genomic region of Desulfatirhabdium butyrativorans DSM 18734 contains the following coding sequences:
- a CDS encoding STAS domain-containing protein, whose translation MIEYAITEHPFGKRLSARGRIDALSSPEIQAALMALIMEGTRTVLIDLSGVNYISSAGLRLFISIQKQMQNVGGEILLTGLLPQVLDVFKMSGFDRFLTILSGMDEIDRRTKGTGDDVITPCHIQCNGFQMSFIENPVASGELFVVGSSAKLENAGYTEQDMIPFPISELWCGCGLAALGDSFEECSSLFGEAMAIHGNFFYYPAARHSSVDFLLNTHANPDVTGKFLHGFSFRGESRFFLYFQAETDTADLADLMHGFLELANTDLIGVNLLAESCGIWGMHLKKPPIAGRDSVPEESIFSCRLFPEWFHFSVEPAFTESIVAATGIAARDMATLSPNFGELFSDGQGFHLHGGIFDKIPIKHNPADFRSELNRVFAELNVHKIQHLFGRTRFVRGLAEITVLTDGNLFHERNTDE comes from the coding sequence ATGATTGAATACGCCATAACGGAACACCCATTCGGCAAACGCCTGTCCGCCAGGGGCCGTATCGATGCACTTTCATCACCCGAAATTCAGGCCGCTCTGATGGCGCTGATCATGGAGGGCACCCGTACAGTGCTGATCGACCTTTCCGGGGTCAACTACATCAGCAGCGCCGGGCTGCGCCTCTTCATCAGTATACAAAAACAGATGCAGAACGTTGGAGGGGAAATTCTGCTGACCGGTCTTCTCCCCCAGGTGCTCGATGTCTTCAAAATGAGCGGCTTTGATCGGTTTTTAACGATCCTATCCGGTATGGATGAGATCGACAGACGTACAAAGGGTACAGGCGATGATGTCATAACGCCTTGCCACATCCAATGCAACGGTTTTCAGATGAGCTTCATCGAAAACCCGGTGGCATCCGGAGAGCTTTTTGTGGTGGGATCGAGCGCGAAGCTGGAAAACGCCGGCTACACCGAACAGGATATGATACCGTTTCCCATATCCGAATTATGGTGCGGCTGCGGATTGGCGGCACTTGGCGATTCATTTGAAGAGTGCTCGTCCCTGTTCGGAGAAGCCATGGCCATCCACGGCAATTTTTTCTATTACCCCGCCGCCCGCCATTCTTCCGTCGATTTCCTGCTGAACACACACGCCAACCCCGATGTTACCGGCAAGTTCCTTCACGGCTTCAGCTTCCGGGGCGAAAGCAGATTTTTTCTGTATTTCCAGGCTGAAACGGATACGGCCGATCTCGCTGACCTGATGCACGGTTTTCTGGAACTTGCCAACACCGATCTGATCGGTGTCAATTTGCTTGCCGAAAGCTGCGGCATTTGGGGCATGCACCTGAAAAAGCCGCCGATTGCAGGCCGGGATTCGGTTCCGGAAGAAAGCATTTTTTCGTGCCGTCTTTTTCCGGAGTGGTTCCATTTTTCCGTAGAGCCGGCATTCACTGAATCGATTGTTGCCGCTACGGGTATCGCTGCTCGCGATATGGCGACGCTTTCGCCGAATTTCGGCGAGCTGTTTTCGGATGGACAGGGGTTTCACCTGCACGGCGGCATTTTCGACAAAATACCGATCAAACACAACCCGGCTGACTTCAGATCGGAATTGAATCGTGTCTTTGCAGAATTGAACGTCCACAAGATTCAACATTTGTTTGGAAGGACCCGTTTCGTGCGTGGTCTGGCAGAAATCACGGTTTTGACTGATGGCAACCTGTTCCATGAACGGAATACCGATGAATGA